In Clostridium sp. DL-VIII, the following proteins share a genomic window:
- a CDS encoding nitroreductase family protein, translating to MMIVDNEKCVGCGLCVKDCFANDIKIADGKAKVRNIACFKCGHCIAVCPKGAVSTDEYNMEEVKTYNETEFKIDSETLLNFIKFRRTTRQFKDKDVETEKIAKIIEAGRFTQTGSNSQNVSYVVVKDKIDELKKLVFESLKIKGEEILNNLNEQTRPFKRYAQMWIKMYEGYKENPKNDRLFFNAPAVILVVSDSQVNASLASSNMELMTNALGLGTFFSGFFTFAAQGNEKIRELVELEENKEVVTCMIVGYPNVKYVRTVPRKAASILWK from the coding sequence ATGATGATTGTAGATAATGAAAAATGCGTGGGCTGTGGACTTTGTGTTAAAGATTGTTTTGCCAATGATATTAAGATAGCTGATGGAAAGGCTAAAGTTAGAAATATTGCATGTTTTAAATGTGGTCATTGTATTGCAGTATGTCCTAAAGGTGCTGTATCTACAGATGAGTATAATATGGAAGAGGTAAAAACTTATAATGAAACTGAATTTAAAATAGATTCAGAAACATTATTAAATTTCATAAAATTTAGAAGGACTACAAGACAATTTAAAGATAAAGATGTGGAGACAGAAAAAATTGCTAAGATTATTGAAGCAGGCAGATTTACTCAAACAGGTAGTAATAGTCAAAATGTTTCCTATGTAGTAGTAAAAGATAAGATAGATGAACTTAAGAAATTGGTTTTTGAGAGCCTTAAGATCAAAGGTGAAGAAATACTTAATAACTTAAATGAACAAACTAGACCATTTAAAAGATATGCACAGATGTGGATAAAGATGTATGAAGGATATAAAGAAAATCCTAAAAATGATAGGCTATTTTTTAATGCTCCAGCAGTAATTCTTGTAGTGTCTGATTCACAAGTAAATGCATCGCTAGCATCTTCTAATATGGAACTTATGACTAATGCTCTAGGACTTGGAACATTTTTTAGCGGGTTCTTTACATTTGCAGCACAAGGGAATGAAAAGATTAGAGAATTAGTTGAACTAGAGGAAAATAAAGAAGTTGTAACTTGCATGATAGTTGGATATCCAAATGTAAAGTATGTTAGAACAGTTCCAAGAAAAGCTGCAAGTATATTATGGAAGTAA
- the glgB gene encoding 1,4-alpha-glucan branching protein GlgB: protein MQDNPKDDEARSKDDIGKSIEEEKALVEKESSTAVKRKRTVKSKGNLLLEVNESSLENNEKKDSKVKAKSKGSARRTTTRKSKEDKSKAVTESDLKLDLIDKDNKSNKTRKSKEKTNEKASSKRINIIKNKEAVLEKEKILSDGEAERNEVKKVLTKVDKAELTSFNTYLFHQGKNYEAYNILGAHVKKEKNKIGIQFATWAPNAKEVYVVGAFNDFEVKDEFKLEKITENGLWKGFFTEVKTGDKYKYCIIEQNGEKGEYKADPYAIQSELRPDNASIVYKPKNFKWTDKTWINKRSKINALEEPLNIYEVHLGSWKRRANGEFFTYEEIGEELSRYMKEMRYTHVEIMPLVEHPLDASWGYQGTGYYSPTSRYGNIEGLKSLINKLHEANIGVIMDWVPGHFCKDAHGLYRFDGTPTYEYQEEWRAENKGWGTCNFDLGKPEVKSYLISNALYWFREFHIDGLRVDAVSSILYLDYSRAEGEWIPNKNGGNGNLEAIDFLKELNKAVFNEYKAALMIAEESTAWPNVTKPPANDGLGFNFKWNMGWMNDTLEYVEIDTKYRKYNHKNITFSMMYNYAENYLLPLSHDEVVHEKKSLVDKMWGDEWNKFAGLRVFIGYMMGHPGKKLIFMGCEFGQRIEWREHSELEWGIIEESDIHKKTQLFFKDINNLYLNNRAFWELDHDYRGFNWIEPDNNEQSILIFARRSRNDEDTLVFVINFTSIVYYDYKIGVPFLGSYEEIFNTDDSKYGGSGQVMGEILIAEKMPFHNQPYSLTIKVPPMAALILKINEISSEQEKKLIDEISIKEVDELK from the coding sequence ATGCAAGATAATCCTAAAGACGATGAAGCTAGAAGTAAAGATGATATTGGTAAGTCAATTGAGGAAGAAAAAGCTTTAGTTGAAAAAGAAAGTTCAACTGCTGTTAAAAGGAAGAGAACAGTGAAAAGTAAGGGGAATTTATTATTAGAAGTTAATGAAAGTTCACTAGAGAATAATGAGAAAAAAGACTCTAAGGTTAAGGCAAAATCAAAAGGGAGTGCAAGAAGAACTACTACAAGGAAAAGTAAAGAAGATAAATCAAAAGCAGTAACTGAATCTGATTTAAAGCTCGATTTAATAGATAAAGATAATAAGAGTAATAAAACAAGAAAAAGTAAAGAAAAGACTAATGAGAAAGCATCATCCAAAAGAATAAACATCATAAAAAATAAAGAGGCTGTATTGGAGAAAGAAAAAATATTATCTGATGGAGAAGCGGAAAGAAATGAAGTTAAGAAGGTTTTAACTAAGGTGGATAAGGCAGAACTAACTAGTTTTAACACATATTTATTTCATCAAGGTAAAAATTATGAAGCGTATAACATTTTAGGAGCACATGTAAAAAAAGAAAAAAATAAGATAGGTATACAATTTGCAACTTGGGCACCTAATGCAAAAGAGGTGTATGTTGTAGGAGCATTTAATGATTTTGAAGTAAAAGATGAATTTAAACTTGAGAAAATAACTGAAAATGGATTGTGGAAAGGCTTTTTTACAGAAGTAAAGACTGGAGATAAGTATAAGTACTGCATAATAGAACAGAACGGAGAAAAGGGAGAGTATAAAGCAGATCCTTATGCAATACAAAGTGAATTAAGACCAGATAATGCTTCAATAGTATATAAGCCTAAAAATTTTAAGTGGACGGATAAAACATGGATTAATAAAAGAAGTAAGATAAATGCATTAGAAGAACCATTAAACATATATGAAGTACACTTAGGTTCATGGAAAAGAAGGGCTAATGGTGAGTTTTTTACTTATGAAGAAATAGGAGAAGAGTTATCTAGGTATATGAAAGAAATGAGATATACCCATGTGGAGATTATGCCTCTTGTAGAGCATCCACTAGATGCTTCATGGGGATACCAAGGAACAGGCTATTATTCTCCAACAAGCAGATATGGAAATATTGAAGGACTTAAAAGCTTAATTAATAAGCTTCATGAAGCTAATATAGGAGTAATAATGGACTGGGTTCCAGGACATTTTTGCAAGGATGCTCATGGACTATATAGATTTGATGGAACACCAACATATGAATATCAGGAAGAATGGAGAGCCGAAAATAAAGGCTGGGGAACCTGCAACTTTGATTTAGGAAAACCAGAGGTAAAAAGTTATTTAATATCAAATGCGTTATATTGGTTTAGAGAATTTCATATTGACGGTTTAAGAGTAGATGCTGTTTCTAGCATTTTATACTTAGATTACAGCAGGGCAGAAGGCGAGTGGATTCCCAATAAAAATGGAGGAAATGGTAATCTTGAAGCAATAGATTTTTTGAAGGAATTAAATAAGGCTGTTTTTAATGAATATAAAGCAGCTCTTATGATAGCAGAAGAATCTACAGCTTGGCCTAATGTTACAAAACCACCAGCTAATGATGGACTAGGATTTAATTTTAAATGGAACATGGGATGGATGAATGATACCTTAGAATACGTTGAAATTGATACTAAGTATAGAAAGTATAATCATAAAAATATAACTTTCTCAATGATGTATAACTATGCCGAAAATTATTTATTACCTCTTTCCCATGATGAAGTTGTTCATGAGAAGAAGTCATTAGTAGATAAAATGTGGGGAGATGAATGGAATAAGTTTGCAGGGCTCAGAGTTTTTATAGGCTATATGATGGGACATCCGGGCAAGAAATTGATATTTATGGGGTGTGAATTTGGGCAAAGAATTGAATGGAGAGAGCATTCAGAGCTTGAATGGGGAATAATAGAGGAATCAGATATTCATAAAAAAACCCAATTATTCTTTAAAGATATAAACAATTTATACCTTAATAACAGAGCTTTTTGGGAATTAGATCATGACTATAGAGGATTCAATTGGATAGAACCAGATAATAATGAGCAAAGCATATTAATTTTTGCGAGAAGAAGCAGAAATGATGAAGACACGTTAGTATTTGTAATTAATTTTACTTCTATAGTGTATTATGATTATAAAATTGGAGTTCCATTTTTAGGAAGTTATGAAGAGATATTCAATACTGATGATAGTAAATACGGTGGTTCCGGACAAGTTATGGGAGAAATATTAATAGCGGAGAAAATGCCATTCCATAATCAGCCGTACTCATTAACAATAAAGGTACCACCAATGGCAGCTTTAATATTAAAGATAAATGAAATTAGTTCGGAGCAAGAAAAAAAGTTAATTGACGAAATATCTATTAAAGAAGTTGATGAACTCAAATAA
- a CDS encoding 5'-methylthioadenosine/adenosylhomocysteine nucleosidase: protein MTIGIIAAMAEELEILLQDLNLETKKEKANMTFHKGKLYGKDVVAVVCGIGKVNSAICTQILASEYNVDKIINVGVAGGIGKEIYPGDIVVAENLVQHDMDTTAFGDKMGQIPRLDTFDFKCDKEMVTLAKKACEEISELNSFVGRIASGDQFVANIEKIQWLDKEFGAISCEMEGASIAQVCYLNSIPFVVIRSISDNANNGAHMDYQKFVPIAVKNSTRILKQMLEMM, encoded by the coding sequence ATGACTATTGGAATAATTGCTGCTATGGCAGAGGAATTAGAGATTCTATTACAAGACTTAAATCTTGAAACAAAGAAAGAAAAAGCTAACATGACTTTTCACAAGGGTAAATTATATGGCAAAGATGTAGTAGCTGTAGTTTGCGGAATTGGTAAAGTAAATTCAGCTATTTGTACTCAGATATTAGCATCAGAATACAATGTAGATAAGATTATCAATGTTGGTGTTGCTGGTGGAATTGGTAAAGAAATTTATCCAGGAGACATAGTTGTTGCTGAAAACTTAGTGCAACACGATATGGATACTACAGCTTTTGGAGATAAGATGGGACAAATTCCAAGACTTGATACTTTTGATTTCAAATGTGATAAAGAGATGGTCACTTTAGCTAAAAAAGCTTGCGAAGAAATCTCAGAGTTAAACAGCTTTGTTGGAAGAATCGCTTCTGGTGATCAATTTGTTGCTAATATTGAAAAAATTCAATGGCTAGATAAGGAATTTGGAGCAATATCCTGCGAAATGGAAGGTGCTAGTATAGCACAAGTCTGCTACTTAAATTCAATTCCATTTGTAGTTATAAGATCAATTTCTGATAATGCAAATAACGGAGCACACATGGATTATCAAAAGTTTGTTCCAATTGCAGTTAAGAATTCAACTAGAATATTAAAGCAAATGCTTGAAATGATGTAA
- a CDS encoding tRNA threonylcarbamoyladenosine dehydratase yields the protein MTAQHSLSRTELLIGKDGLDKLRNSKVIVFGVGGVGSYTIEALARAGVGELIIVDDDTVCLTNLNRQVHATYKTISQPKVDVMKERILSINKDCNVIIHQVFVTQDNIGEIIPDDVDYVVDAIDTVSAKLGLVEYCSKKNIRIMSSMGTGNKLDPTQFKVTDIFKTKICPLAKVMRSELRKRGIEKLKVVYSEEVPIKPNYDDVVTCKTGCVCTGGTKKCAIKRQIPGSISFVPPVAGMIIGGEVIKDILGVN from the coding sequence ATGACAGCACAACATTCTTTATCAAGAACAGAATTATTAATAGGTAAAGATGGATTAGATAAATTAAGAAATAGTAAAGTAATTGTTTTTGGTGTAGGCGGAGTAGGAAGTTATACCATTGAGGCACTTGCAAGAGCTGGAGTTGGAGAGTTAATTATAGTTGATGATGATACTGTATGTCTAACAAATTTAAATAGACAGGTACATGCTACGTATAAAACTATAAGCCAGCCTAAAGTTGATGTTATGAAGGAAAGAATATTATCTATAAACAAAGACTGCAATGTTATAATTCATCAGGTTTTTGTTACTCAAGACAATATAGGAGAAATAATTCCTGATGATGTAGATTATGTTGTTGATGCAATAGACACAGTATCGGCAAAGCTTGGACTAGTAGAATATTGTTCTAAGAAAAATATAAGAATAATGAGTTCTATGGGTACTGGAAATAAATTAGATCCTACTCAGTTTAAAGTTACGGATATATTTAAGACAAAGATATGTCCATTGGCTAAAGTTATGAGATCTGAGCTGCGTAAACGAGGAATAGAAAAACTAAAGGTTGTATATTCAGAAGAAGTTCCTATAAAACCAAACTATGATGATGTTGTTACATGTAAGACTGGATGTGTCTGCACAGGTGGAACTAAAAAATGTGCAATAAAGAGACAAATACCAGGAAGTATATCATTTGTTCCTCCAGTTGCGGGTATGATAATTGGTGGAGAAGTTATAAAGGATATATTAGGAGTAAATTAG
- the cbiQ gene encoding cobalt ECF transporter T component CbiQ, whose protein sequence is MEEIVILCAIFLMIVFFFIWKYLSEHIHSDGIHHNKHKIGHKHGEGYSIDFYAYVSKNRQWNAAFKVYLSILTLILCIVLDNPYVSAAVIIVMAYLTVIKGKIPAIEYLSILAIPITFILLSTVTIAIDFFKQPIGQYNVSLGFCYVFTSTMQLKKMIFLILKIFAAISALQMMTLSTPTSEIIYVLRKACVPKIIVELMSLIYRYIFILMDVSTKMKNSAKSRQGYCDFKTSCYTFGSIASNMLIISLKKANAYYDAMEARCYDGDLVFLEEDKNVETIQIIIAAVFLFFLILLWSFTR, encoded by the coding sequence ATGGAGGAAATTGTTATTTTATGTGCTATTTTTTTAATGATTGTTTTTTTCTTTATATGGAAATATCTAAGTGAGCATATTCATAGTGATGGCATACATCATAATAAACATAAAATAGGTCATAAGCATGGAGAGGGATATTCAATTGACTTTTATGCTTATGTTTCAAAAAACAGGCAGTGGAATGCTGCATTTAAAGTATATCTATCAATCTTGACACTGATTCTTTGTATTGTATTGGACAATCCATATGTATCTGCTGCAGTGATAATTGTGATGGCTTATCTGACAGTTATAAAAGGAAAGATTCCAGCAATTGAATATTTGTCAATACTGGCAATTCCGATTACTTTTATTTTACTCAGCACTGTTACTATTGCTATTGATTTTTTCAAGCAGCCTATAGGGCAGTATAACGTATCTCTTGGATTTTGCTATGTTTTTACTTCAACTATGCAACTTAAGAAGATGATATTTTTGATTTTGAAAATTTTTGCAGCTATTAGTGCTCTACAAATGATGACATTGTCAACGCCAACTTCTGAGATTATTTATGTGTTACGCAAGGCATGTGTACCAAAGATTATTGTAGAATTGATGAGTCTAATTTATCGTTATATATTTATTTTAATGGATGTCTCTACTAAAATGAAAAATTCTGCAAAGTCACGTCAAGGTTATTGTGATTTTAAAACTTCTTGTTATACATTTGGAAGTATAGCAAGTAATATGCTTATTATTTCACTTAAGAAAGCAAACGCTTATTATGATGCTATGGAAGCTAGATGTTATGATGGAGATCTTGTATTTTTAGAGGAAGATAAAAATGTAGAAACAATACAAATTATTATCGCAGCAGTATTCTTGTTTTTTTTAATTTTGCTTTGGAGCTTTACAAGATAG
- a CDS encoding IS701 family transposase gives MFIGSIITNSSSIIKFLKESRFAIYFTKPQLHIIALIMSAMIKKGFVGKVTDVADLMPFRHRTNVGKFLSKSPWNKDFVERALRNLVIKKIWEISKATGKPIYVAIDDTISERTVPSSKAVKPIEKCSFHNSHLKHKTVYGHQLVTVMLICDDVVMPYSISIYDKKIKSKIQMAIELINSLPSPKNEGYVLCDSWYSCKKIFNASKKAGFKYVGGLRTNRVIYPTNHERLGIKLNAFGKTLTKEDVDLVKVGNSEYYVYSYKGKLNDLKEALIILSWPKEALFKDGCLRAFISPDSNMSLLELLNHYKHRWPIEIFFRESKKKLGLDDYQIRSEKSIKRYLLIMMITYVYYGLEVSEDTLKFSDGLKNARVQLEAEKITFIYEKTQAGEPIDTILELFNVA, from the coding sequence ATGTTCATAGGCTCAATTATAACAAATTCATCATCTATAATCAAATTCTTAAAAGAATCAAGATTTGCAATTTATTTTACTAAGCCGCAGCTTCATATTATAGCTCTTATTATGAGTGCTATGATAAAAAAAGGATTTGTAGGTAAAGTTACTGACGTAGCCGACCTTATGCCTTTCAGGCATAGGACGAATGTAGGAAAATTCTTATCTAAAAGTCCTTGGAATAAAGACTTTGTTGAAAGAGCACTCCGTAATTTGGTTATAAAAAAGATTTGGGAAATTTCTAAAGCAACTGGAAAACCAATCTATGTCGCTATAGATGATACTATCTCGGAAAGGACTGTGCCCTCGTCAAAGGCAGTAAAACCTATTGAAAAGTGTAGTTTTCACAATTCTCATTTAAAACATAAAACTGTTTACGGACATCAATTAGTAACTGTTATGCTTATTTGTGATGATGTTGTTATGCCATACTCAATATCTATTTACGACAAAAAGATTAAGAGTAAAATTCAAATGGCTATTGAGCTTATAAATTCCTTACCATCTCCAAAAAATGAAGGATATGTTTTGTGTGATAGCTGGTATAGTTGTAAAAAGATTTTTAATGCTTCTAAAAAAGCTGGTTTCAAATATGTAGGTGGATTACGTACTAACAGAGTAATTTATCCTACTAATCATGAAAGACTTGGTATTAAGCTTAACGCTTTCGGGAAAACACTAACTAAAGAGGATGTCGACCTAGTTAAAGTTGGCAACTCAGAGTATTATGTATATTCCTATAAAGGAAAGTTAAATGATTTAAAAGAAGCCTTAATAATTCTAAGTTGGCCTAAAGAAGCTCTTTTTAAAGATGGCTGTTTAAGAGCTTTTATAAGTCCTGATTCTAATATGTCATTATTGGAATTGCTAAACCACTACAAACATAGGTGGCCGATCGAAATTTTCTTTAGAGAATCTAAGAAAAAACTAGGATTAGATGATTATCAAATTCGCAGTGAAAAAAGTATAAAAAGATATCTGCTTATTATGATGATTACATATGTTTATTATGGATTAGAAGTATCCGAAGATACTTTAAAATTTAGTGATGGATTAAAAAATGCTAGAGTTCAATTAGAGGCCGAAAAAATAACTTTCATTTATGAAAAAACTCAAGCTGGAGAGCCTATTGATACCATTTTAGAGCTTTTCAATGTTGCATAA
- a CDS encoding GNAT family N-acetyltransferase, which translates to MNSLLIRPVVREDIKYVADIENLCFPKAEGASLKSFYERFDAFPESFFVAEIDNKIVGYINGCITDKPSLPDELYHDASLHNPSGDYQTVFGLAVAPDYQHEGIAGKLMNYLINISRDRGKKGIILTCKEHLIHFYEGFGYVHKGIADSTHGNAVWNNMLLEF; encoded by the coding sequence ATGAATAGTCTTTTAATTAGACCAGTAGTAAGAGAAGATATAAAATATGTTGCAGATATCGAGAATTTGTGTTTCCCAAAGGCTGAAGGGGCATCTTTAAAAAGTTTTTATGAGAGATTTGATGCCTTTCCAGAAAGCTTTTTCGTTGCAGAAATTGATAATAAAATTGTTGGATATATTAACGGATGTATAACAGATAAACCAAGCCTCCCAGATGAATTATATCATGATGCATCGCTGCATAATCCAAGTGGAGACTATCAAACTGTATTTGGATTAGCTGTGGCTCCTGATTATCAGCATGAAGGTATTGCAGGAAAATTAATGAATTACTTAATAAATATTTCTCGTGATAGAGGTAAGAAGGGGATTATTTTGACCTGTAAAGAACATCTAATTCATTTTTATGAGGGATTTGGATATGTACATAAAGGAATTGCTGATTCAACTCATGGGAATGCAGTATGGAATAATATGCTCCTAGAGTTTTAA
- a CDS encoding GNAT family protein translates to MESDANVKIQIQSKTEYLIKDKNDIIIGRLNIFEMNENSRACDINLRFYREYNYELLNTTLILILKATFKDSNIFKVNIKVPEKIDINAFLDLGFTLEGVFSQNEYYKGDYFDELSFGITRMEYSQMNKYPLVELKGHNITLRNLTSGDAKEIVEYYKKNKNHLAPFEPARDENFYTIETQKKLLNKGYKEFLNGTAIDLGIFKDEKIIGKIKLSGIIHGSYRNGNVGYSIDEDEQGKGYMTESVKLLVRYAFHECELHRVEASALINNIKSRKVLEKCGFKLIGINEKYLLINGKWEDHATYYILKEYIS, encoded by the coding sequence ATGGAATCAGATGCAAATGTAAAAATACAAATACAAAGTAAAACAGAATATTTAATAAAAGATAAAAATGATATCATAATTGGGCGACTTAATATATTTGAGATGAATGAAAATAGTAGAGCATGTGATATAAATCTTAGGTTCTATAGGGAATATAATTATGAACTATTAAATACTACACTTATTCTTATTTTAAAAGCTACGTTTAAAGATTCAAATATATTCAAAGTTAATATTAAGGTACCAGAAAAAATAGATATTAATGCATTTTTAGATTTAGGATTCACTCTAGAGGGGGTATTTAGCCAAAATGAATACTACAAGGGAGATTATTTTGATGAATTATCATTTGGAATAACTCGTATGGAGTATAGTCAAATGAATAAATATCCTTTGGTAGAATTGAAAGGACACAATATAACTCTCAGAAACTTAACATCTGGAGATGCAAAAGAAATAGTGGAGTATTATAAGAAGAATAAAAATCACTTAGCACCATTTGAACCAGCAAGGGATGAGAATTTTTATACGATAGAAACTCAAAAAAAATTATTGAATAAAGGTTATAAAGAATTTCTAAATGGAACAGCAATAGATTTAGGAATCTTCAAAGATGAAAAGATAATAGGAAAAATAAAGCTATCAGGAATTATACATGGATCTTATAGAAATGGAAACGTAGGTTATTCTATTGATGAGGATGAGCAAGGAAAGGGATATATGACAGAGAGTGTGAAACTTTTAGTAAGATATGCCTTTCATGAGTGCGAACTTCATAGAGTAGAAGCATCGGCATTGATAAATAATATAAAATCAAGAAAAGTATTAGAAAAGTGTGGTTTTAAGTTAATTGGAATAAATGAAAAATATCTTCTTATTAATGGAAAGTGGGAAGATCATGCAACCTACTATATATTAAAAGAATATATTTCATAA
- a CDS encoding methyl-accepting chemotaxis protein — protein sequence MKKNSKLFRKIVIGIALFIIVPILLIGEISIYKLKSALESSLKTTSIQTIKEVDKGFSEYLQVLGTQMDVAAKNIYIKDLTNSGADHKLTVNYVQGMFKDTKTSVDGIINAGFAGENGELVLDSGVLTLNDLNFKEREWYVKAKAANGKIVYIKPYKDAVSGKQVMTVAQAVKDDNGQFIGVIVIDMSLDAMQKYIGGIQLLNTGYVLLADGDGDIIVNNDKNTVAEDNVTGLSFWNSAKGEDLGVYTFESNKKSFYVCQETDEKTGWKLIGIIDGKEVEDGVMAIHGTMLIISIVLVIIGVSIGVIAALYLMKEINRLKSVINKASKGDLTGRITVKAKDEFKELGDDFNTMLDSLSDLLDNVQNTSANLIEASANIASMSEETTSSVSEVTNAIQEVSTGATSQAQFATEIAANAEELSDRIDEVDKHTSNINNLSNVTKDLSKQGIFIIQDLIDKAASAKTNAIKSAGMVAEMIESINKINYISNVIEEITEQTNLLALNASIEAARAGEAGKGFAVVAEEIRKLAEESKKSTDEIKTIVTEIGVNGNNTKAAMEASREMSQAQGQVIKETEDIFAKIVESIIPLTDAIKEIKDLNEKMHINKEKVKSQIENIAAVSEESASISEEVTASAEEVSATMDELTQYASNLEDIAGNLKEKMSKFTLK from the coding sequence ATGAAAAAAAATAGTAAACTATTTCGAAAAATTGTTATAGGAATTGCATTGTTTATTATAGTACCTATATTATTAATAGGAGAAATTTCGATTTATAAATTAAAATCAGCATTAGAAAGTAGCTTAAAAACAACTAGTATACAAACGATTAAAGAAGTTGATAAAGGATTTTCTGAGTATCTGCAGGTGTTAGGTACGCAAATGGATGTAGCAGCAAAAAACATATATATTAAAGATCTGACTAATTCAGGTGCAGATCATAAGCTTACAGTAAACTATGTTCAAGGAATGTTTAAGGATACTAAAACATCAGTTGATGGAATCATAAATGCAGGTTTTGCTGGAGAAAATGGCGAACTAGTATTAGATAGTGGAGTCTTAACCTTAAATGATTTGAATTTTAAGGAAAGAGAATGGTATGTAAAAGCAAAAGCAGCTAATGGTAAGATAGTATATATTAAACCATATAAAGATGCTGTATCAGGAAAGCAGGTTATGACAGTTGCTCAAGCAGTTAAAGATGATAATGGACAGTTTATAGGAGTTATAGTAATTGATATGTCCCTTGATGCGATGCAGAAATACATAGGTGGAATACAATTATTAAATACAGGCTATGTTTTACTTGCAGATGGTGATGGAGATATTATAGTAAATAATGATAAAAACACTGTAGCAGAAGATAATGTTACTGGTTTATCGTTCTGGAACTCAGCCAAAGGGGAAGACCTTGGAGTATACACTTTTGAAAGTAATAAAAAATCATTTTATGTATGCCAGGAAACTGATGAAAAGACTGGATGGAAGCTCATTGGAATCATTGATGGCAAAGAAGTTGAAGATGGTGTAATGGCTATACATGGAACAATGCTTATAATTTCAATAGTATTAGTTATTATAGGAGTTTCCATAGGAGTTATTGCAGCATTGTATCTTATGAAAGAAATAAATAGATTGAAGAGTGTAATTAACAAAGCTTCAAAGGGAGATCTTACAGGAAGAATTACTGTTAAAGCAAAGGATGAATTTAAGGAACTTGGAGATGACTTTAACACTATGTTGGACAGCTTATCTGATTTGCTGGACAATGTTCAAAATACATCTGCAAATTTAATTGAGGCATCTGCCAATATAGCAAGTATGTCAGAGGAAACTACATCGTCAGTATCAGAGGTGACAAATGCTATACAAGAAGTATCAACTGGAGCTACAAGTCAAGCACAATTTGCTACTGAGATTGCAGCTAATGCAGAAGAATTATCAGATAGAATAGATGAAGTTGATAAGCATACAAGTAATATTAATAATTTATCAAATGTAACTAAAGATTTAAGTAAGCAGGGAATTTTTATAATCCAAGATTTAATAGATAAGGCTGCAAGTGCTAAAACAAATGCTATTAAGTCCGCAGGTATGGTTGCAGAAATGATAGAAAGTATAAATAAAATTAATTACATATCAAATGTAATTGAAGAAATTACTGAGCAGACAAATCTTTTAGCATTAAATGCTAGTATAGAAGCAGCAAGAGCAGGGGAAGCAGGAAAAGGATTTGCAGTGGTTGCTGAAGAAATAAGAAAGCTTGCAGAGGAATCTAAGAAATCTACTGATGAAATAAAAACTATTGTTACAGAGATAGGCGTTAATGGAAATAACACTAAAGCTGCAATGGAAGCAAGCAGAGAAATGTCTCAGGCACAAGGTCAGGTTATAAAAGAAACAGAAGATATATTCGCTAAAATAGTTGAATCAATAATACCTTTAACAGATGCAATTAAAGAGATCAAAGATTTAAATGAAAAAATGCATATAAATAAGGAAAAAGTAAAATCACAAATAGAAAATATAGCAGCAGTATCAGAAGAATCAGCATCTATATCAGAAGAAGTTACAGCATCAGCAGAAGAAGTAAGCGCAACAATGGATGAACTTACACAGTATGCAAGTAACCTTGAAGATATTGCGGGTAACTTAAAGGAAAAGATGAGCAAATTTACTTTAAAGTAA